In Rothia mucilaginosa, one genomic interval encodes:
- a CDS encoding MIP/aquaporin family protein: protein MYTISPYLAEFFGTLIMCTIGCGVIANVELRRSKGHGDNFFTIAFGWGFAVTFGVYASHAYSGGHLNPAVSIGLAAYGEFPWEKVPGYIIAQVLGAMVGAGLVYLNYLPHWKATADKKIKLGVFGTVPAIHNYFTNTLSEMIGTFMLVFSALYTGVNFKPSISGGVELSLNLNDVLKPLAFGFMVAVLVIGLGGQTGYALNPARDFGPRLMHALLPIHDKGTSRWFYAWVPICGPIAGGFMGGAFFKLYYEGQLSPWLFVSSALAVVVLLFAWWANSHLYRAPSAEVIPEFEDTHATAAARAATYTPTGSMPVLLPEEVKGNRSTRVVNRVTDE from the coding sequence GTGTACACCATCAGCCCCTACCTCGCCGAATTCTTCGGCACGCTCATCATGTGCACCATCGGCTGCGGCGTCATCGCCAACGTCGAACTTCGCCGATCCAAAGGCCACGGCGACAACTTCTTCACCATCGCCTTCGGATGGGGTTTCGCCGTCACCTTCGGTGTCTACGCCTCCCACGCATACTCCGGCGGCCACCTCAACCCCGCCGTGTCCATCGGCCTGGCAGCCTACGGCGAATTCCCCTGGGAGAAAGTCCCCGGCTACATCATCGCCCAGGTCCTCGGCGCAATGGTTGGTGCCGGGCTGGTCTACCTCAACTACCTGCCGCACTGGAAAGCAACCGCCGACAAGAAAATTAAGCTCGGCGTTTTCGGCACCGTGCCCGCTATTCATAACTACTTCACCAACACCCTCTCCGAAATGATCGGCACGTTCATGCTGGTCTTCTCGGCACTGTACACCGGTGTGAACTTCAAGCCGTCCATCAGCGGCGGTGTAGAACTCTCTCTCAACCTCAACGACGTGCTCAAGCCCCTCGCCTTCGGTTTCATGGTCGCCGTGCTCGTCATCGGTCTGGGTGGTCAGACCGGTTACGCACTGAACCCCGCCCGTGACTTCGGTCCGCGCCTCATGCACGCTCTGCTGCCCATCCACGATAAGGGCACTTCACGCTGGTTCTACGCATGGGTTCCGATCTGCGGCCCGATTGCCGGCGGTTTCATGGGCGGCGCGTTCTTCAAGCTCTACTACGAGGGTCAGCTCAGCCCGTGGCTGTTCGTTTCCAGTGCCCTGGCGGTTGTGGTTCTGCTCTTCGCGTGGTGGGCTAATAGCCACCTGTACCGCGCACCCAGCGCCGAGGTCATCCCCGAGTTTGAGGACACCCACGCTACCGCGGCGGCACGCGCGGCAACCTACACGCCGACCGGTTCCATGCCGGTCCTGCTGCCCGAGGAGGTCAAGGGCAACCGCAGCACTCGTGTTGTAAACCGGGTGACCGACGAGTAG
- the argE gene encoding acetylornithine deacetylase → MTAQTTQPASLPWLEKLIAIPTVSGTSNLELIELIEAEFARYGYSGVRTYNEDGTRANLLVTIPAADGTTRGGLILSGHTDVVPVAGQAWDADPFTLRVEGTRAYGRGVCDMKGFLAVALWLLPRVAEAKLRTPLHFAFSYDEEIGCVGAPSLIEEFVARNLAPDYAIVGEPSSMRIISAHKGAHRGRVTFTGVPKHGSLATHGVNAVAAAGEFITFFTDMADQWEEEGPFDESFIIPHSTGSVNLATGGLQYNIVAEQAVVEYDVRTLPQVTTESFVERIDRELSEVILPDLQARAARAEKLTGAEPGSLTSRVGVKHELLAAVPGLGTADDAPLIHLAHEWLGTDGVPQKVTYGTEAGQFQRAGVQSIICGPGDIAQAHTPNEWIELEQLSECERFFEAILDWASAK, encoded by the coding sequence ATGACGGCTCAGACCACCCAGCCCGCATCCCTCCCCTGGCTCGAAAAGCTCATCGCAATCCCCACCGTCTCCGGAACCTCCAATCTGGAACTCATTGAGCTCATCGAAGCCGAATTCGCCCGCTACGGCTACAGCGGCGTGCGCACCTACAACGAGGACGGCACCCGCGCTAACCTGCTGGTCACCATTCCCGCCGCTGACGGCACCACCCGCGGCGGGCTCATCCTCTCCGGCCACACGGACGTCGTGCCCGTTGCCGGTCAGGCATGGGACGCCGACCCGTTCACCCTGCGCGTGGAGGGTACCCGCGCCTACGGCCGCGGTGTCTGCGATATGAAGGGCTTCCTCGCCGTCGCGCTCTGGCTGCTGCCGCGCGTTGCCGAGGCGAAGCTGCGCACTCCCCTGCACTTCGCGTTCTCCTACGATGAAGAAATCGGTTGCGTCGGTGCGCCCTCCCTCATTGAGGAGTTCGTGGCCCGCAACCTCGCCCCCGACTACGCAATTGTTGGCGAGCCCTCCAGCATGCGCATTATCTCCGCGCACAAGGGTGCACACCGCGGCCGCGTCACCTTCACCGGCGTGCCCAAGCACGGCTCCCTGGCAACCCACGGCGTGAACGCGGTCGCCGCAGCCGGCGAATTCATCACCTTCTTCACCGACATGGCGGACCAGTGGGAAGAAGAAGGCCCGTTCGACGAGTCGTTCATCATTCCCCACTCCACCGGCAGCGTGAACCTGGCAACCGGCGGCCTGCAGTACAACATTGTCGCCGAGCAGGCGGTCGTGGAGTACGATGTGCGCACCCTGCCGCAGGTGACCACCGAGTCTTTTGTGGAGCGTATTGACCGTGAGCTTTCGGAGGTGATTCTGCCCGATCTGCAGGCGCGCGCCGCACGCGCCGAGAAGCTGACCGGCGCGGAGCCCGGTAGCCTCACCTCCCGCGTGGGCGTGAAGCACGAGCTACTCGCCGCCGTACCGGGTCTGGGTACCGCCGATGACGCGCCGCTCATCCACCTGGCGCACGAGTGGCTGGGTACCGACGGCGTGCCGCAGAAGGTCACCTACGGCACGGAGGCGGGCCAGTTCCAGCGTGCCGGCGTGCAGAGCATCATCTGTGGCCCCGGTGACATTGCTCAGGCGCACACTCCGAACGAATGGATTGAGCTGGAGCAGCTGAGCGAATGCGAGCGCTTCTTCGAGGCGATTCTCGACTGGGCGAGCGCGAAGTAG
- a CDS encoding DUF6541 family protein, producing MSWLATIPLLLFAVVLAFGPGYAMGWALRVPARLRVFYAPLLTFALVTVSAIVLGKTGIPWSLISFVPVAAVMVAAAAGVMHLVGRRWPFAVPDGSSEAAENWAGNTVPVAWPVIGAVLGGFLTLHATQHMVFGPEAFSQTLDNSFHMNAIRWIQEHGDASSLTMGAVAAANQEPTFYPAGWHDFVYLIYSTTGTSIATATIVMILLAAGIIWPCSLVAMCLSIPHLRPLQALAIPALTCGFFAFPGLLLFWGVLFPNLLGYALLPAFVALLLHMIQLMVRREYSFVLSLSLTILVGLGGLALVHPNAVVSAAVFAVPMLLGGVVQVLRARGASTRERLVGTGVLVALIAGCVSIWLTLRPSEEASDLWTAIMSEGEAVYQFLFLGLENANPLGGNFAPAYLLGFLALWGVGYLLYKRRNLWLIGSWMLVGYMWIVAASVPRGDFRLLMVAPWYTDHFRLAALVVFPAVLLAGIGLGGTVEGLFVRIMHAIPREKHAKIAPAMMGASMVLVLAVAGLSSRTQAMHDATLQVANRYQVTPTSDILNQDEMNVINEIQKIVPKGDVIANNPWDGSAYIYALADRHLTSYHFEFQTSPKYEPILKDLKDARTNPEVCRVVNEYNVHWYVHLENQGNFGPSQQKNYDGMVAAIGTDVLTPVYSSGPMTLYRISACDN from the coding sequence ATGAGCTGGTTGGCAACTATTCCGCTGCTGCTTTTTGCGGTCGTGTTGGCTTTTGGCCCGGGCTATGCGATGGGCTGGGCGTTGCGTGTTCCTGCGCGTCTGCGCGTTTTTTATGCGCCGCTACTGACTTTTGCCCTGGTGACTGTCTCCGCGATTGTGCTGGGTAAAACCGGTATTCCGTGGAGTCTGATTTCTTTCGTGCCGGTCGCCGCCGTGATGGTGGCTGCTGCCGCGGGTGTGATGCACCTGGTGGGCCGCCGCTGGCCCTTCGCCGTACCCGACGGCTCCAGCGAGGCGGCAGAGAACTGGGCGGGTAACACTGTGCCCGTCGCCTGGCCCGTTATCGGTGCGGTGCTGGGTGGTTTCTTGACCCTGCACGCAACCCAGCATATGGTCTTTGGCCCCGAGGCGTTCTCGCAGACCCTCGATAACTCGTTCCATATGAATGCGATCCGCTGGATTCAGGAGCACGGAGACGCCTCCAGCCTGACCATGGGCGCGGTTGCCGCTGCGAATCAGGAACCTACTTTTTATCCTGCGGGCTGGCACGACTTCGTGTACCTGATTTACAGCACGACCGGCACGAGCATCGCTACGGCAACCATTGTCATGATTCTGCTGGCGGCGGGCATTATTTGGCCCTGCTCCCTGGTGGCAATGTGCTTGAGTATTCCGCATCTGCGCCCCCTGCAGGCGCTCGCTATTCCGGCGCTGACCTGCGGTTTCTTTGCGTTCCCCGGTCTGCTGCTGTTCTGGGGTGTGCTCTTCCCGAACCTTCTTGGTTACGCCCTGCTGCCCGCGTTCGTGGCGCTGCTGCTGCACATGATTCAGCTCATGGTGCGCCGCGAGTATTCCTTCGTGCTGTCCCTGTCGCTGACGATTCTGGTGGGCCTGGGCGGTTTGGCTCTGGTGCATCCGAACGCCGTGGTTTCTGCCGCCGTGTTTGCTGTGCCCATGCTCCTGGGTGGCGTGGTGCAGGTGCTGCGTGCACGCGGCGCGTCCACGCGTGAGCGTCTGGTGGGTACCGGCGTGCTGGTGGCGCTCATCGCCGGATGCGTCAGTATCTGGTTGACGTTGCGTCCGAGCGAGGAAGCCAGCGACCTGTGGACTGCCATCATGAGCGAGGGCGAGGCGGTCTACCAGTTCCTGTTCCTGGGCCTGGAGAACGCAAACCCGCTGGGCGGTAATTTTGCTCCCGCATATCTGCTGGGGTTCTTGGCGCTGTGGGGTGTTGGTTACCTGCTGTACAAGCGCCGTAACCTGTGGCTGATTGGCAGCTGGATGCTCGTCGGCTACATGTGGATTGTTGCGGCTTCGGTGCCGCGCGGTGATTTCCGCCTGCTGATGGTTGCTCCCTGGTACACCGACCACTTCCGCCTGGCGGCTCTGGTGGTGTTCCCCGCAGTGCTTCTTGCCGGTATCGGTCTGGGTGGCACCGTGGAGGGCCTCTTCGTGCGCATCATGCATGCTATTCCGCGTGAGAAGCACGCGAAGATTGCCCCTGCGATGATGGGTGCCTCCATGGTGTTGGTGCTCGCGGTTGCGGGCCTGTCTTCCCGTACCCAGGCAATGCACGACGCAACCTTGCAGGTGGCGAACAGGTATCAGGTGACCCCGACCTCCGACATCCTGAACCAGGATGAGATGAACGTCATTAACGAGATCCAGAAGATCGTTCCCAAGGGCGACGTCATTGCGAACAACCCCTGGGACGGTAGCGCCTACATTTACGCGCTGGCTGACCGTCACCTGACCAGCTACCACTTCGAGTTCCAGACCTCCCCGAAGTATGAGCCAATCCTGAAGGATTTGAAGGATGCCCGCACGAACCCGGAAGTCTGCCGCGTCGTGAACGAGTACAACGTCCACTGGTACGTGCACTTGGAGAACCAGGGCAACTTCGGTCCCTCCCAGCAGAAGAACTATGACGGCATGGTTGCTGCTATCGGTACGGACGTTCTGACCCCGGTGTACTCTTCGGGTCCGATGACTCTGTACCGTATTAGCGCGTGCGATAACTAA
- a CDS encoding ArsR family transcriptional regulator produces the protein MALLFSHPERQYTVSQIADATSASLPTVSREVNRLNQSGLVTVQNVGKARMVQAKVDNPVGRAMRQLILVTYGPVPVLRDTLQSVSNIEGAAIYGSWASRRSGVAGHVPNDIDVLVVGSPSPQKLYEAIDDAEQKLGYEVNVKRLSPEAWNSQDGFVQTVRSRPMEVLFGQLEVNDVHAEA, from the coding sequence ATGGCATTGCTGTTTTCTCACCCTGAGCGGCAGTACACGGTGTCTCAGATTGCCGATGCAACAAGCGCCTCATTGCCGACTGTTTCCCGAGAAGTGAATCGTCTGAATCAATCTGGTCTAGTGACTGTCCAGAATGTTGGTAAGGCCCGTATGGTGCAAGCCAAGGTTGATAATCCGGTGGGCCGGGCGATGCGTCAGCTGATTTTGGTAACTTATGGTCCTGTTCCGGTGCTCCGGGATACTTTGCAGAGTGTTTCCAATATTGAGGGTGCCGCTATTTATGGCTCGTGGGCTAGCCGTCGTTCTGGAGTGGCTGGGCACGTGCCGAACGATATTGATGTGCTGGTTGTTGGTTCTCCTTCACCTCAGAAGCTATATGAGGCTATTGATGATGCTGAGCAGAAGCTTGGCTATGAGGTGAACGTGAAGCGGTTATCTCCTGAGGCTTGGAACTCGCAGGATGGCTTCGTGCAGACTGTGCGGTCGCGTCCTATGGAGGTTCTCTTTGGGCAGCTGGAGGTGAACGATGTCCACGCTGAAGCCTAA
- a CDS encoding DUF2304 domain-containing protein: MSASVFFLILAILVCTFVVIQVRHQRMKERYAALWLIIGAIIIVLGAFPTLLNGVADFVGVALPVNLLFLLSILLLMGVSIHLTLELSRLSEKTRILAEEVAILKALQEQPEGAAGAKKRNQQDS; this comes from the coding sequence GTGAGCGCCAGTGTTTTCTTCTTGATTCTTGCCATTCTGGTTTGCACTTTCGTGGTGATTCAGGTGCGTCACCAGCGCATGAAGGAGCGGTACGCCGCCCTGTGGCTGATTATTGGTGCCATCATCATTGTGTTGGGTGCTTTCCCGACTCTTCTGAACGGTGTGGCGGACTTTGTGGGCGTCGCCCTGCCGGTGAATCTGCTGTTCCTCCTGTCGATTCTGTTGCTGATGGGCGTGAGTATTCACCTGACCCTGGAACTGTCGCGCCTGTCGGAGAAGACCCGCATCCTGGCTGAGGAAGTTGCCATTTTGAAGGCGCTTCAGGAGCAGCCGGAGGGTGCCGCCGGTGCGAAGAAGCGTAACCAGCAGGATTCTTAA
- a CDS encoding fluoride efflux transporter FluC, whose protein sequence is MFFTLMVFLCGGLGAMTRFFVDKAMSPRLRTESSIISPVFVINLVGSFLYGLLIMPVSNPRALGVHYNATEEVAFWCTVITTGLLGGFTTFSTAMVEALTARSEGKTVKFLMLWLVQVLGAMVAAIVGALLFVLLFGRYIAPVFPPDVLY, encoded by the coding sequence ATGTTTTTCACACTGATGGTTTTCCTCTGCGGCGGTTTGGGCGCGATGACCCGCTTCTTCGTGGATAAGGCGATGTCGCCTCGCCTGCGTACTGAGTCGTCGATTATTAGCCCGGTGTTCGTCATTAACCTGGTGGGTTCGTTCCTGTACGGGCTACTGATCATGCCGGTGTCTAATCCGCGCGCGCTGGGGGTACACTATAACGCCACGGAAGAGGTGGCGTTCTGGTGCACGGTGATTACGACCGGTCTGCTGGGTGGTTTTACGACGTTCTCGACCGCCATGGTGGAGGCGCTGACCGCCCGCTCTGAGGGTAAGACGGTGAAGTTCCTGATGCTGTGGCTGGTGCAGGTGCTTGGTGCGATGGTGGCTGCGATTGTGGGTGCACTCTTGTTTGTGTTGCTGTTTGGTCGGTATATTGCGCCGGTGTTCCCGCCGGATGTTCTGTACTGA
- a CDS encoding glycosyltransferase family 2 protein, whose protein sequence is MTVDILFPYYGDVAMMKQAVLSVVGQTNPDWRLIVVDDGYPDDSIPGWFESLKDERITYMRNETNLGANANYRKCLTFVENELVTVMGADDVMLPNYVQWLVDAAAKHPEASIFQPGVVVIDENNGLSNTLVEQTKAFYRPKGEAVLQGEELATSLLRGAWFYFPSLGWRKDAIVGTGFREGLNVIQDMALILDITMRGGSLYYDPQVAFMYRRHGGSDSSWRALEGTRFEEERRYYNTMVEEMTALGWTKAARVARIRFSSRAHALTLLPKAALAKKWQGVKNLAEHVVK, encoded by the coding sequence ATGACCGTTGATATTCTGTTCCCCTACTACGGCGACGTCGCCATGATGAAGCAGGCTGTGCTGTCTGTGGTCGGTCAGACCAACCCGGACTGGCGTCTGATTGTTGTCGATGACGGCTACCCGGATGATTCGATCCCCGGCTGGTTCGAGTCGCTGAAGGACGAGCGCATCACCTACATGCGTAATGAAACCAACCTGGGTGCGAACGCGAACTACCGCAAGTGCTTGACCTTCGTGGAGAACGAGCTGGTCACCGTCATGGGTGCTGACGACGTTATGCTCCCCAACTACGTGCAGTGGCTTGTGGATGCGGCGGCTAAGCACCCCGAGGCGTCCATCTTCCAGCCCGGCGTGGTTGTGATTGATGAGAACAACGGCCTGTCGAACACTCTGGTGGAGCAGACTAAGGCGTTCTACCGCCCCAAGGGTGAGGCTGTTCTGCAGGGTGAGGAGCTGGCTACCTCCCTGCTGCGCGGCGCGTGGTTCTACTTCCCGTCCCTGGGCTGGCGTAAGGACGCTATCGTGGGCACCGGCTTCCGCGAGGGCCTGAACGTTATCCAGGACATGGCGCTGATCCTCGACATTACGATGCGCGGCGGCTCCCTGTACTACGACCCGCAGGTCGCGTTCATGTACCGCCGCCACGGTGGCTCTGACTCGTCCTGGCGTGCCCTGGAGGGTACCCGCTTTGAGGAGGAGCGCCGCTACTACAACACCATGGTTGAAGAGATGACTGCCCTGGGTTGGACGAAGGCTGCCCGCGTGGCTCGTATTCGTTTCTCTTCGCGTGCTCACGCGCTGACTCTGCTGCCGAAGGCGGCTCTGGCGAAGAAGTGGCAGGGTGTTAAGAACCTTGCCGAGCACGTCGTAAAGTAA
- a CDS encoding glycosyltransferase family 2 protein — MPAWNEEEALPGTITELQETVPYVDLVVVNDGSTDNTSAVAREAGAFVIDLPYNMGVGAAMRTGYKYAQRMGYDYAMQVDSDGQHHPESIPSLIEAVEDYDIVIGSRFADGAVDYEVSGPRKWAMSLLSFLFTRAAGTPFTDVTSGFKIANRRGIDFYCRNLPAEYLGDTIDITAMAISNGLRVRQVPVHMRERQGGTPSSGPLKSAVYLVRSLFAYGISVSRRPEEK; from the coding sequence ATGCCCGCATGGAACGAGGAAGAAGCACTGCCCGGCACTATTACTGAGTTGCAGGAGACGGTACCCTATGTGGACCTGGTGGTGGTCAATGACGGCTCCACCGACAACACCTCCGCTGTGGCTCGTGAGGCGGGTGCTTTTGTGATTGACCTGCCCTACAACATGGGTGTGGGTGCCGCCATGCGTACCGGCTACAAGTACGCGCAGCGCATGGGTTACGACTACGCTATGCAGGTGGATTCGGACGGTCAGCACCACCCCGAGAGCATCCCCTCGCTCATTGAGGCGGTTGAGGATTACGACATCGTGATTGGTTCCCGCTTTGCCGATGGCGCGGTGGACTATGAGGTGTCGGGTCCGCGTAAGTGGGCGATGAGCCTGCTGTCTTTCCTGTTTACCCGCGCGGCGGGTACCCCGTTCACGGATGTGACGAGCGGCTTTAAGATTGCTAACCGCCGCGGTATCGACTTCTACTGCCGCAACCTGCCCGCCGAATACCTGGGTGACACGATCGACATCACCGCCATGGCGATTAGCAACGGTTTGCGGGTGCGTCAGGTTCCGGTGCATATGCGTGAACGCCAGGGAGGTACCCCCTCCTCCGGTCCGCTGAAGTCTGCTGTCTATCTGGTTCGTTCACTGTTTGCCTACGGCATTTCGGTGAGCCGCCGCCCCGAGGAGAAGTAG
- a CDS encoding flavin reductase family protein: MTETIAAQAPLADTSEQFKLAFGHQPAGVAIITATDENGAPAGFTASSLTSVAAEPPIIAFSLKANSGSAAKIAAAPSFLVHMLDAENVTLAKNFATHDYPRFEDPSTWEFIHTGEPLVHGVRRVLRATPLSRVEAGPALVFTAKVEEFIRNGCEGTPLVYHSRNFHALGDHSNVNNYSI; the protein is encoded by the coding sequence ATGACCGAAACCATTGCAGCACAGGCACCCCTCGCCGACACCTCCGAGCAGTTCAAGCTCGCCTTCGGCCACCAGCCCGCAGGTGTCGCCATCATCACCGCAACTGATGAAAACGGCGCACCCGCAGGTTTCACCGCCTCCTCGTTGACCTCCGTCGCCGCAGAACCGCCCATCATCGCATTCTCCCTCAAGGCAAATAGCGGCTCCGCAGCAAAGATTGCGGCGGCACCCTCCTTCCTCGTGCACATGCTCGACGCTGAGAATGTCACCCTCGCGAAGAACTTCGCAACCCACGACTACCCCCGCTTCGAAGACCCCAGCACCTGGGAATTCATCCACACCGGCGAGCCCCTCGTCCACGGCGTGCGCCGTGTACTGCGCGCAACCCCGCTCAGCCGCGTTGAGGCTGGTCCCGCACTCGTCTTCACCGCAAAGGTTGAAGAGTTCATCCGCAACGGCTGCGAAGGCACCCCGCTGGTCTACCACTCGCGTAACTTCCACGCGCTGGGCGACCACTCGAACGTGAACAACTACAGCATCTAA
- a CDS encoding VanZ family protein, with the protein MQELLNKHMIGTFAIEIAMLTIVLSIIGFIGMRLRAKKTGRAHSVRQYLLTASFALFLASILSLTLTPIGSANSVTNPELYYPRFYVGWSWQQAWDLTNGMGLRRFATTVYAQLFFNIAMFIPLGFFTAGCLRWGLRATALSGFALSSFIELSQLTGNWGLAGFTYRTFDVDDIMNNTAGAVLGAVCIWVVRAIRKRRAAKRDRVLAMATAAA; encoded by the coding sequence ATGCAGGAATTACTGAATAAACACATGATTGGCACTTTCGCCATTGAGATTGCGATGCTCACTATCGTGCTCTCCATCATTGGTTTTATCGGTATGCGCCTGCGTGCCAAGAAGACCGGTCGAGCGCACAGCGTCCGCCAGTACCTGCTGACCGCCTCCTTCGCGTTGTTCCTTGCCTCGATTCTTTCTTTGACACTAACTCCGATTGGTAGCGCAAATAGCGTCACGAACCCCGAACTCTACTATCCGCGTTTCTATGTGGGTTGGAGTTGGCAGCAGGCGTGGGATCTGACTAACGGCATGGGTCTGCGCCGCTTCGCAACCACCGTGTATGCGCAGCTCTTCTTCAATATTGCGATGTTCATCCCCCTGGGTTTCTTCACTGCGGGCTGCCTGCGTTGGGGTCTGCGCGCCACGGCGCTGAGTGGCTTCGCGCTCTCAAGCTTTATTGAGTTGAGTCAGCTGACCGGTAACTGGGGTCTGGCGGGCTTCACTTACCGCACCTTTGATGTGGATGACATTATGAATAACACTGCCGGCGCGGTTCTCGGTGCGGTCTGCATCTGGGTGGTGCGTGCGATTCGGAAGCGCCGCGCGGCTAAGCGTGACCGGGTGCTGGCAATGGCTACTGCCGCCGCGTAG